One genomic window of Oryctolagus cuniculus chromosome 11, mOryCun1.1, whole genome shotgun sequence includes the following:
- the KRT1 gene encoding keratin, type II cytoskeletal 1 — MSRQFSCRSGYRSRGGFSSGSAGALSCQRRTTSSSVRRIGGGGGRFTSGVCGGGGSGGFGSRSLVSLGGSKSISLSVARGGGRFGGGFGGSGGGFGGGGFGSGGGFGGGGFGGGGFGGGGFGGGGFGGGGFGGGGFGGGFGPVCPPGGIQEVTVNQSLLQPLNVEIDPEIQKVKSREREQIKTLNNQFASFIDKVRFLEQQNQVLQTKWELLQQVDTTTRSHNLEPLFEAYISNLRNRIDQLKSDQSRMDSELKNMQDLVEDYRNKYEDEINKRTNAENEFVTIKKDVDAAYMNKVDLQAKVDTLQQEIEFYTTLFQMELSQVQTDISQTNVVLSMDNNRSLDLGSIIAEVKAQYEDIAQRSKAEAESLYQTKYEELQITAGRQGDSVKNSKMEISELNRMIQRLRAEIESVKKQIASLQQSISDAEQRGENALKDAQNKLNDLEDALQQAKEDMARLLRDYQELMNTKLALDIEIATYRKLLEGEESRMSGECTPNVSVSVSTSHTSISGGSSRGGGGYGSGGGGGYGSGGGSYGSGGGGGGGGYGSRGGGGGGSYGSGGSSGGRRGGSGGGGGSSGGRVSGGGSSGGSFSSSGGRGSSSGGTKSSGGSSSVKFVSATYS; from the exons ATGAGCCGACAGTTCAGCTGCAGATCTGGGTACCGCAGCAGAGGGGGCTTTAGCTCCGGCTCTGCCGGGGCCCTCAGCTGCCAGCGCAGGACCACCAGCAGTTCCGTGCGCCGCATTGGTGGAGGCGGGGGAAGGTTTACATCGGGGGTCTGTGGGGGTGGCGGCAGCGGCGGTTTCGGAAGCCGCAGCCTTGTCAGCCTCGGGGGCAGTAAAAGCATCTCCCTGAGTGTGGCCAGAGGAGGGGGACGCTTTGGTGGTGGCTTTGgcggcagtggtggtggctttgGGGGTGGCGGTTTCGGCAGCGGAGGTGGGTTCGGTGGAGGTGGctttggaggtggtggctttggGGGTGGTGGctttggaggtggtggctttggaggtggtggctttggGGGTGGAGGCTTCGGGGGTGGGTTTGGGCCTGTCTGCCCCCCTGGTGGCATCCAGGAAGTCACCGTCAACCAGAGCCTTCTACAACCCCTCAACGTGGAGATTGACCCTGAGATCCAAAAAGTCAAGTCTCGAGAGCGGGAGCAGATCAAGACCCTCAACAACCAATTTGCCTCCTTCATTGACAAG GTGCGGTTCCTGGAGCAGCAGAACCAGGTGCTGCAAACGAAATGGGAGCTGCTGCAGCAGGTGGATACCACCACAAGATCCCACAACCTGGAGCCCTTGTTCGAAGCATACATCAGCAACCTCCGAAACAGAATAGACCAGCTGAAGAGTGACCAGTCTCGGATGGATTCGGAGCTGAAGAACATGCAAGACCTGGTGGAGGATTACCGCAACAA gTACGAGGATGAAATCAACAAGCGCACAAATGCAGAGAATGAATTTGTGACCATCAAGAAG GATGTGGATGCCGCATACATGAACAAAGTGGACCTCCAGGCCAAAGTGGACACCTTACAGCAGGAAATTGAGTTCTACACAACCCTCTTCCAAATG GAGCTGTCCCAGGTGCAGACGGACATCAGCCAGACCAACGTGGTGCTGTCCATGGACAACAACCGCTCCCTGGACCTGGGCAGCATCATCGCCGAGGTGAAGGCACAGTACGAGGACATCGCCCAGAGGAGCAAGGCCGAAGCCGAGTCCCTGTACCAGACCAAG TATGAAGAGCTGCAGATCACAGCTGGCAGACAAGGCGACAGCGTGAAAAACTCAAAAATGGAGATATCTGAGCTGAATCGCATGATACAGAGACTCAGGGCTGAAATTGAGAGCGTCAAGAAGCAG ATCGCCAGCCTGCAGCAGTCCATCTCGGACGCCGAGCAGCGTGGAGAGAACGCTCTCAAGGACGCCCAGAACAAGCTGAATGACTTGGAGGACGCCCTGCAGCAGGCCAAGGAGGACATGGCGCGCCTGCTGCGCGATTACCAGGAGCTCATGAACACCAAGCTGGCCTTGGACATCGAGATCGCTACCTACAGGAAGCTGCTGGAAGGCGAGGAGAGCAG GATGTCTGGGGAGTGCACCCCCAACGTGAGCGTGT CGGTGAGCACCAGCCACACCAGCATCAGCGGAGGAAGCAGCCGGGGAGGCGGCGGCTACggctccggcggcggcggcggctacGGCTCCGGCGGTGGCAGCTACGGCTCGggaggcggcggtggcggcggcggctatGGCTccagaggcggcggcggcggcggcagctatGGCTCCGGAGGCAGCTCCGGGGGCCGCAGAGGCGGCTCCGGAGGGGGTGGCGGCAGCTCGGGCGGCCGGGTTTCCGGCGGCGGGAGCTCCGGGGGCAGCTTCAGCTCCTCGGGAGGCCGGGGGTCCAGTTCTGGGGGGACCAAGAGCTCGGGAGGCAGTTCCAGCGTGAAGTTCGTGTCGGCCACTTACTCCTAA